One window of Arvicola amphibius chromosome 6, mArvAmp1.2, whole genome shotgun sequence genomic DNA carries:
- the LOC119817373 gene encoding histone H4, with protein MSGRGKGGKGLGKGGAKRHRKVLRDNIQGITKPAIRRLARRGGVKRISGLIYEETRGVLKVFLENVIRDAVTYTEHAKRKTVTAMDVVYALKRQGRTLYGFGG; from the coding sequence ATGTCTGGTCGCGGCAAGGGCGGGAAAGGCCTGGGCAAAGGCGGCGCCAAGCGCCACCGCAAGGTCCTGCGCGACAACATCCAGGGCATCACCAAGCCCGCCATCCGCCGCCTGGCCCGGCGCGGCGGAGTCAAGCGCATCTCCGGCCTCATCTACGAGGAGACCCGCGGGGTGCTGAAGGTGTTCCTGGAGAACGTGATCCGCGACGCGGTCACCTACACGGAGCACGCCAAGCGCAAGACCGTCACCGCCATGGACGTGGTCTACGCGCTCAAGCGCCAGGGCCGCACCCTCTACGGCTTCGGAGGTTAA